The DNA segment GCGACCGCGCGGCGTCCATCGCCGACCTGGTCGGACTGCGGCTCGGCGTCCGGGTCGATCAGCCCGGCTCCCTGCTCCGCGACTACCACACGTACAGCGACTACCGGGGGGTGCCGCTGCTGTCGGCCAAGACCAACGCAAAGGGGCAGCAGACCCGGACCACACCCGCCAAGTACACGGGCGTCACCCAGCGTTTCTACCTTCAGGACGCCGTCTTCGTCGTGGCCCTCCGCGGCCCGAAGCCCCTCGTGGCGGGACTGGAGAAGGCCGTCCGGCATCCCGTCCACCCGCTCTCCCTCGGCCGCCGCTCCTGCCCGCCCACCGGCCCCGTCAGCCTCGGCCTGCGCCCCGACACCGGGCTGGAGGAGGCGCTGAAAGAGGTGCCGTGGAAGGCGGGCGAGCACCGCCGC comes from the Streptomyces sp. NBC_00525 genome and includes:
- the cas5e gene encoding type I-E CRISPR-associated protein Cas5/CasD, whose protein sequence is MTGTDYAVLLLRLAAPLQSWGGPSRYNRRETRPQPTKSGVLGLLAAAEGRDRAASIADLVGLRLGVRVDQPGSLLRDYHTYSDYRGVPLLSAKTNAKGQQTRTTPAKYTGVTQRFYLQDAVFVVALRGPKPLVAGLEKAVRHPVHPLSLGRRSCPPTGPVSLGLRPDTGLEEALKEVPWKAGEHRRRQVRDATVSLEATVEDPAGDHLAVDVPDTYDLKTGTTFGRRAVRHLWVTVPTGHAEPPQSAQDTGPTGQSGHDPFALLGW